The following proteins are co-located in the Anoplopoma fimbria isolate UVic2021 breed Golden Eagle Sablefish chromosome 18, Afim_UVic_2022, whole genome shotgun sequence genome:
- the znf512 gene encoding zinc finger protein 512B, with the protein MDPAHIGGDMSPLYVPRKRKSVQSQPKCGVPCPVVQRIPKRTCDLNSAGYPKKEESEAQDTLKMKRTYGRKRYEDLQSVSIGTVDYPTTSCSVMSSGGLANGADPGSMAPPTARLPPRLLAKDVWPQGPEASREPPQPQDHSWDPSRDRGPDAWAPGRDRPQEQVWSSGRDRAGHSSQDQTWIPGRDRAHSGPDQAWMTGRDRGPEQGWAADRDRGQDQVWNAGRDPGRDGPSSGPEQAWGTGRGQDQDWSNTSRDRGHVWRPDLNMKKVLRVEMERSPPVNNFPQPPEGRDSYSDAASVGEASTDQPIEDQKPPVISTKKEPPTYPPGSQEERWQLQIVAKGRVTCPKCKSVSRKTVEGLKKHMENCRLQPFTCQHCGKQLKSSTGMKYHIMADHSHLPSAEDAKDLDDRAIKEKLRKILKRLGKLKCSKEGCNAAFTSIMGYVYHMKKCGKEESELEKMLLNCSHCGKTYKSKAGLEYHLKSEHAPTPQKSEEDEALKAHREANPERTASGRVQRASAQVANFHLAEIANNELPKDWPKRKFQSDLVPDDKKLKYARPGLPAFSQEVLRKWKNEVKLQRKVHCPNQGCGSVYTSVSGLKAHLGLCTRGDFEAGKYRCLICNKEFNSESGVKYHINSVHSQDWFVTNKKASKKFEKFLKNQPKEFVQNVDKQIVDHYHHQQHHQHHHHHHLQQQQQQHHHEQHHHHHHHHHQQPLQLQPIQHPLQPLHHLQHQTQLLHPEHQSLPPQGDPQLQQPMLHYTSLEPPPGPVWVDLDQGGAGPGPEQAPIELEMADDEKPGEEDGVVVQGKRRDKGERGKADGKRKDCFSFGGGGGVCGPSNTGSSSSESEVEQRDRQRQIEQWNLKRPGIMEPLPEAGKTQRNT; encoded by the exons ATGGACCCAGCTCACATTGGAGGGGACATGTCACCTTTGTACGTGCCAAGAAAACGAAAATCCGTCCAGTCGCAACCCAAATGTGGAGTGCCATGTCCAG TTGTTCAGCGAATACCAAAAAGAACCTGTGACTTAAATTCAGCTGGATATCCCAAG AAAGAAGAATCTGAAGCCCAAGACACTCTGAAGATGAAGAGAACTTATGGTAGAAAAAG gtaCGAGGACCTCCAGAGTGTTTCCATAGGAACAGTAGATTACCCAACTACCAGCTGCTCTGTGATGTCATCGGGTGGCCTGGCCAATGGGGCGGATCCAGGGTCGATGGCTCCACCCACTGCAAGGCTGCCTCCGAGACTGTTGGCGAAGGATGTGTGGCCTCAGGGCCCCGAGGCCAGCAGGGAGCCGCCACAACCTCAGGACCACAGCTGGGACCCCAGCAGGGACCGGGGCCCCGACGCCTGGGCCCCGGGTCGGGACCGACCACAGGAGCAGGTCTGGAGCTCCGGCAGGGACCGGGCGGGACACTCCAGTCAAGACCAGACGTGGATTCCGGGCAGGGACAGGGCCCACAGCGGACCGGACCAGGCCTGGATGACGGGCCGGGACCGGGGCCCTGAGCAAGGGTGGGCGGCTGACAGAGACCGGGGCCAGGATCAGGTCTGGAACGCGGGCAGGGATCCGGGCAGGGACGGGCCCTCCTCGGGGCCAGAGCAGGCTTGGGGAACCGGTCGAGGTCAAGACCAGGACTGGAGCAACACGAGCAGAGACAGAGGTCACGTCTGGAGACCTG ACTTGAACATGAAGAAAGTCCTAAGAGTGGAGATGGAGCGAAGCCCACCTGTGAATAACTTCCCACAGCCACCAGAGGGCAGAGACTCCT ATTCCGATGCAGCCAGTGTCGGTGAGGCCTCGACGGACCAACCCATCGAGGACCAGAAACCCCCCGTGATCTCCACCAAGAAGGAGCCTCCTACCTATCCTCCAG GAAGTCAAGAGGAGCGTTGGCAGCTGCAGATTGTGGCCAAAGGCAGAGTCACCTGtccaaaatgtaaaagtgtgaGCAGGAAGACTGTGGAGGGGCTGAAGAAGCACATGGAGAACTGCAGACTG CAACCCTTCACCTGTCAACACTGTGGGAAACAGCTGAAGTCTTCAACGGGGATGAAGTATCACATCATGGCCGACCACAGCCACCTG CCCTCAGCAGAAGATGCCAAGGACCTGGATGATCGTGCCATCAAAGAGAAACTGCGTAAGATCCTGAAGAGACTGGGCAAATTAAAATGCTCCAAAGAG ggCTGTAATGCTGCCTTCACCAGCATCATGGGCTACGTGTACCACATGAAGAAGTGTGGGAAGGAGGAGTCCGAGCTGGAGAAGATGCTGCTGAATTGCTCTCACTGCGGGAAAACCTACAAGTCCAAAGCCGGTCTGGAGTACCACCTGAAATCAGAGCATGCTCCC ACGCCCCAGAAGAGTGAGGAAGACGAGGCCCTGAAGGCGCACAGGGAGGCGAACCCGGAGAGGACGGCCAGCGGACGGGTGCAGCGAGCGTCGGCCCAGGTGGCGAACTTCCACCTGGCGGAGATCGCCAACAACGAGCTGCCCAAAGACTGGCCCAAGAGGAAGTTCCAGTCGGACCTGGTGCCCGATGACAAAAAG TTGAAATACGCCCGACCAGGACTGCCGGCTTTCAGCCAAGAGGTGCTGAGGAAGTGGAAGAACGAGGTGAAGCTGCAGAGGAAGGTCCATTGTCCCAACCAG GGCTGTGGCTCCGTCTACACCAGTGTGTCCGGACTGAAAGCTCATCTGGGACTCTGCACGAGG GGCGACTTCGAGGCTGGAAAATACAGATGTCTGATCTGCAATAAAGAGTTTAACTCCGAAAGTGGAGTGAAATACCACATCAACTCCGTCCACTCTCAG GACTGGTTTGTGACGAACAAAAAGGCCTCCAAGAAGTTTGAGAAGTTCCTCAAAAACCAGCCCAAGGAGTTTGTCCAAAATGTGGACAAGCAGATCGTGGATCActaccaccaccagcagcaccaccaacatcatcatcatcatcacctccagcagcagcagcagcagcatcatcatgagcagcatcaccaccaccaccatcaccaccatcagcAGCCTCTGCAGCTCCAACCCATTCAGCACCCTCTGCAGCCGCTGCATCACCTCCAGCACCAAACCCAGCTCCTCCACCCGGAGCACCAGAGCCTCCCTCCTCAGGGGGACCCCCAGCTCCAGCAGCCGATGCTCCACTACACCTCTTTGGAGCCCCCACCGGGACCCGTGTGGGTGGACTTGGACCAGGGTGGAGCTGGGCCGGGACCGGAGCAGGCCCCGATCGAGCTGGAAATGGCGGATGACGAGAAACCCGGAGAGGAGGACGGCGTGGTGGTGCAAGGGAAACGGAGAGATAAAGGGGAGAGGGGGAAGGCTGATGGGAAGAGGAAGGATTGCTTTTCTttcggtggtggtggtggggtttGTGGTCCCAGTAATACAGGCAGCTCGTCCAGCGAATCGGAGGTGGAGCAGCGggacaggcagagacagatcGAGCAGTGGAATCTGAAACGTCCCGGCATCATGGAGCCCCTCCCCGAGGCGGGAAAGACGCAAAGGAACACTTAG